Within the Thermococcus peptonophilus genome, the region GAGGTGCTGAGATGAGGTTCTCAACCAGGGCGATTCACGCGGGCGAAGAGCCGGAGAGAATGCAATACGGCGATGTGGTATCACCGATCCACCTCTCAACAACCTTTGCAAAGAAGAGCATAAAGGAGGTTGAAGAGGGCTACGTCTACTCGAGGAGCGGCAATCCAACGAGGGAGGGTCTTGAGAGAAAGTTAGCGGCGCTTGAGAACGCAAAGTACGGACTTGCCTTCTCTTCCGGACTTGCAGCCGAGTCAACGGTGCTCCTGGCGCTGTTAAAGAGAGGAGACCACGTTATAGCGTTCGACGACCTCTACGGCGGCACAAAGAGGCTCTTCAACCAGGTGATGGAGCGCTTTGGACTTGAGTTCACCTACGTCGATGCAAGAAATCCAGAGAACGTTAGAAAGGCAATAAGAGAAAATACGCGGATGATCTGGCTTGAAACTCCCACGAACCCCCTTCTAAAGCTTGCGGACATAAAGGCGATAGCCGAGATCGCCCACGAGAGGGACATCATACTGGTAGTGGACAACACCTTCGCGAGCCCCTACTTCCAGAACCCCCTTGACCTCGGAGCAGATATAACCCTCCACAGCGTCACCAAGTACCTCGGAGGGCACTCGGATGTCGTCGGTGGGGCGGTTATGGTAAACGACGATGAGCTCTATGAAAAGCTCAAGTTCCACCAGAACGCGGTTGGAGCGGTTCTTTCGCCCTTTGATTCCTGGCTGGTCATGAGGGGCATCAAAACCCTCGCCGTCAGGATGGAGATGCACGAGAAGAACGCTATGAAAATAGCGAAGTATCTCGAGGAACACCCGGTGGTTGAGAGGGTCTACTATCCTGGATTGCCCTCACACCCGCAGCACGAGCTCGCGAAGAGACAGATGCGCGGCTTCGGCGGAATGCTCTCCTTCGAGCTTAAAGGAAACCTTGAGGAGGCGGTGAGGTTCGTGGAGAGCCTTGAGATATTCGCTCTGGCGGAGAGCCTCGGCGGCGTTGAGTCGCTCAT harbors:
- a CDS encoding cystathionine gamma-synthase, yielding MRFSTRAIHAGEEPERMQYGDVVSPIHLSTTFAKKSIKEVEEGYVYSRSGNPTREGLERKLAALENAKYGLAFSSGLAAESTVLLALLKRGDHVIAFDDLYGGTKRLFNQVMERFGLEFTYVDARNPENVRKAIRENTRMIWLETPTNPLLKLADIKAIAEIAHERDIILVVDNTFASPYFQNPLDLGADITLHSVTKYLGGHSDVVGGAVMVNDDELYEKLKFHQNAVGAVLSPFDSWLVMRGIKTLAVRMEMHEKNAMKIAKYLEEHPVVERVYYPGLPSHPQHELAKRQMRGFGGMLSFELKGNLEEAVRFVESLEIFALAESLGGVESLIELPAIMTHASVPKEERERVGIKDSLIRVSVGIEDVEDLIEDLERGFRAVRA